The DNA sequence GCGCGCACACCGAGAAGACGATCGCGCCGGTCACGGCCATGGCCGCGGCGTAGCCGGTGTGCCGGGCGGCGAGCGCCTCCAGCGTCGCGCTGGTGCCGGCGATGAGCACGCCGCACTGGTAGGCGAAGCCCGGCAGGAAGCCGCGCGCCGCGTCGGGCGCGAGCTCGGTGATGTGCGCGGGGATGACGCCCCACGCTCCCTGCACGAAGAACTGCATCAGGAACGCGCCCGCCACCAGCAGCGCGATCGAGGGCGCGAACGCCCACAGCGGAATCACCGCCAGGGCCCCGCCGAGCGACAGCGCGATCGAGCGCCGGCGCCCGAGCCGGTCGGAGACGAAACCCGCGAGCACGCCGCCCGCGAGCGCGCCGACCATCGAGAGGGCGGTGAGCGCCGCACGCCGGGCGGGGGTGAAGCCCCAGTCGCGCTGGAGGAAGGTGGGGTACAGGTCCTGCGTGCCGTGCGACACGAAGTTCATCATCGCCATCAGCGCGACCAGGTAGAGGAACAGCCGCCAGTGGCGCGCGATCGCGCGCCCGAGCCCGCGCCAGCTCTCCTCGCGCGAACGGCGCCACACCTCGGACTCCTTCACCCGGTAGCGGACGAACAGCGCCAGCACGGCCGGCAGTCCGCCGATGAAGAACAGCGGGCGCCAACCCCAGCGCGGGAACACGAAGAAGAAGCACACCGCCGCCAGCAGATACCCGACCGCGTAGCCCTGCTGCAGCAGCCCCGAGAAGATCCCGCGCAGCCGCGTGGGCACCTTCTCCATCACCAGCGAGGCGCCGACCCCCCATTCGCCCCCCATCCCGATGCCGAACAACGCCCGCAGCACCAGGAACGAGGTGAACGTCGGCGCCAGTCCCGACAGCACCTCCACCACCGAGTAGAACACCAGGTCGGCCATCAGCGGCAGGCGCCGCCCGTAGCGATCGGCCAGCAGGCCGAAGACGAA is a window from the Gemmatimonadales bacterium genome containing:
- a CDS encoding MFS transporter; this translates as MASAVPAAAARDDHRAAVLAGFLGWTLDAFDFFLVVMTLTAIAREFHRTDAEVAFSITITLAFRPVGAFVFGLLADRYGRRLPLMADLVFYSVVEVLSGLAPTFTSFLVLRALFGIGMGGEWGVGASLVMEKVPTRLRGIFSGLLQQGYAVGYLLAAVCFFFVFPRWGWRPLFFIGGLPAVLALFVRYRVKESEVWRRSREESWRGLGRAIARHWRLFLYLVALMAMMNFVSHGTQDLYPTFLQRDWGFTPARRAALTALSMVGALAGGVLAGFVSDRLGRRRSIALSLGGALAVIPLWAFAPSIALLVAGAFLMQFFVQGAWGVIPAHITELAPDAARGFLPGFAYQCGVLIAGTSATLEALAARHTGYAAAMAVTGAIVFSVCALVALLGPERRGIEYGTSR